In Brevibacterium pigmentatum, the sequence CGAACCGATCTCCTACACCGAGGTGGTCGAAGAGACCGCATTGGCTCGGTCGACGGTCTCACGTCTGCTCTCCGCGCTCGAGCGCAATGGCCTGGTCGAACGCGACGGTGAGGGCCTCTACCGCGGCGGCTCGCTGTTCGCGACCTATGCCTCCCGCTTCGACCGGGTGGAGAATCTCGTCTCCGCAGCTGATCCGACCCTGCAGCGCCTCAGCGAGGAGACCGGTGAGACCGTCAACCTCGCCATGCCGGGACCCAAGGGCGTCGTCCAGGTCGCTCAGGTCGATTCGACCTTCGTCCTCGGCGCCACGAACTGGGCCGATGTCGAGGTGCCTCCGCACTGCTCGGCCCTGGGCAAGGTCATGTTCGCCTACGACGTGATCCCGTTGCCGACGGGTCGACTCGAGCGCCGCACCGAGAAGACCCTGGGCTCACGCAAGGAACTCACCGACGACCTCGAGGCGGTGCGCGAGCGCGGATTCGCGATCGTCCACGAAGAGTTCGAGATCGGCCTCGACGCTTTGGCGGCACCAGTGTTCGGCATCGAGGGAGACGTCGTGGCCGCCGTGGGCATCTCCGGGCCGACGATGCGCATCGCCGCACACCATGACCGCCTCGGCGAGCTGCTCGTCGACGAAGCCGGCCTGCTCTCGCGCACCCTCAAGCGCAAGGTCACCCACCGGTAGACGAGCCGAAGATAGGTCGTATTCGGATACTTTTCGGCGCTGAAAGTATCCGATAGTGACCTGGATTCGTGTGGCCGTGTCCGATGGTGACCTATTTTTGAGTGCGGTCGCCTCTCACCACGCGGTCGAGACCTCTTCGGCACCGCCGAGGGCCGCGAGCTGCTTGCGGCGCCAGACCTCGGTGTCCTTGATCTGATTGAACGTATAGATGTGCAGACCGGCTACGCCCATGTCCTGGTCGTCGAGGACCGGGCCGATCTTGTCGAGGAACTTCCGCGGGTTGTATCCGCCGGGCTTGGCCATCCGCGTGAACGTCGCCGTGTTCTTCCGCAGGAACCGCGTGGACTCTCCCACCCCGATCTTCGTCGCGACCCGGGCGAGCTTGGCCAACTCCACCTTCCCGGCAATGCCGAGGACCAACGGCAGTTCGACGCCCCGTGCGCGAACCCTGGGCACCCAGGACGCGATGACGGACGGATCGAAGCACAGGTTCGAGACCAGGTGTGTGGCGTAGTCACGCTTGTCCCACATCGCCTGGATCGTCACATCATCGGGGATGATCGGGTGCGATTCCGGATAGGCGCTGACGCCGATGTGTTGGAACGGTGCGGCCATGGATGAGAGATCGACGAGGAGGTCGTGCGCACCGGCGTACCCGCCGGCCGGGGGAGTGGCGTCCCCCGCGGGGACGAAGATCCGGTCCACAGCCGCCTCGGCGAGGCGATCGACGATCTCTGTGAGCTCGGGTCTGCCATGGATCATCCGCGCCGCGAGATGGGGCACGGCCCGGAACCCCAGGGCCTGGAGCTGCTCGGCCGTGGACAGGGTCGCCTCGAGGGTCAGCCCCGTCGACGCAGTCACCGTGATCTCGCGGCCGGGCGCCACGTACTCCTCGATGCGTTCGACGATTCCGGCCGTGGGCAGAACCTCGTAGCGGGCGGTGGTCAGGAGCGCGCGCAGCGTTGCCTGTGACATCCTCGTCTCCTTCTCGGAGGTCGATTCATGAAACTCGCATCCGCGAGTCCCTTGCGTCCCGGTGTCCTCGATCCTACACTCATTGTACCCATGATATGGGAATTGAGTTCCATAATATAAAACTGTGCGAGCAGGGGGAACACCATGCACAACAACGTCCCCACAGTGGACCAAAGCGACAGACAAGTCCCGATCAACCTACGCCAGTCCGGCCCGACCCCGGTCGAAATGCTCATCGACACCCGTGTCCGCAAGTCCCCTTACTGGGAACTGTCCATGCAGCAGGGATGCTGGCGGGCGTCGATCTACAACCGGATGTACCACCCGCGTGGCTACATCCCCCGCGACGAGGGCGGGATGATGGCCGAGTACCAGTCCCTCGTCAACGATGTGACCCTGTGGAACGTCGCCGTCGAACGGCAGATCCAGGTCAAGGGTCCCGACGCCGAAGCGTTCGTCAACTTCGTCATCACCCGTGACGCAACGAAGATCCCCGTGATGCGCGCCCGCTACGTCATCCTGTGCAACGAAGCCGGCGGCATCCTCAACGATCCGATCCTGCTGCGGGTCGGCATCGACGAGTTCTGGTTCAGCCTCTCCGACACCGACCTCAT encodes:
- a CDS encoding methylenetetrahydrofolate reductase, translated to MSQATLRALLTTARYEVLPTAGIVERIEEYVAPGREITVTASTGLTLEATLSTAEQLQALGFRAVPHLAARMIHGRPELTEIVDRLAEAAVDRIFVPAGDATPPAGGYAGAHDLLVDLSSMAAPFQHIGVSAYPESHPIIPDDVTIQAMWDKRDYATHLVSNLCFDPSVIASWVPRVRARGVELPLVLGIAGKVELAKLARVATKIGVGESTRFLRKNTATFTRMAKPGGYNPRKFLDKIGPVLDDQDMGVAGLHIYTFNQIKDTEVWRRKQLAALGGAEEVSTAW
- a CDS encoding IclR family transcriptional regulator → MSNGTQSIDRAAEILSLVVRSDEPISYTEVVEETALARSTVSRLLSALERNGLVERDGEGLYRGGSLFATYASRFDRVENLVSAADPTLQRLSEETGETVNLAMPGPKGVVQVAQVDSTFVLGATNWADVEVPPHCSALGKVMFAYDVIPLPTGRLERRTEKTLGSRKELTDDLEAVRERGFAIVHEEFEIGLDALAAPVFGIEGDVVAAVGISGPTMRIAAHHDRLGELLVDEAGLLSRTLKRKVTHR